CTTATCCTTCTCCTAACCTTAGTAGCCACCTTGGCAATTAGCCAAGCTGAAACGGTTGTTGTTGGAGGCTCAGAGGGATGGCGCTACGGCTACAATTACACTGATTGGGCCTTGAAACACGGTCCCTTTTTCCTTAACGACACACTAGGTTAGCCTTGCATTATTGTCATCACTTGAAATTTTTATCAGCTGAGTCAGAAAATCTGATTCAATCCAATTTTGATGTACACTCGTTTTTTGATTCTAGATTAGGCGACCCAAATTGTATAAATTTGGATTGGATTTTCGAAATCTACTAACTAATTGTGCACATTAATCTGCTTCGGGACCTTATTTAGTACAATGTAAATGTCATCAACAACTGAATATTACTGTTTAATTAATGGTTTGATCTAACGTTAATTGTTGTGGTGGTGCATCAGTGTTCAGGTATCCTCCTCCTAACGACACCGTGAAGCCTCACAGTGTGTACCTGCTACCAAACCTCTACAGCTTCTTGACATGCGATTTTAAGGCCGCAACCCTGGTGGCACCTCCCAATCAAGGAGGTGGAGATGGGTTTTCATATACGCTGAGTCGGGTCAGGCCTAACTACTTTGCTAGCAGAGAGGGAAATGGCGATGACTGCACCAAAGGATTGATGAAATTTGCTGCCATTCCTCTCTATCGTCCTCCATTCCCCTGATGTGtttcactaaaccaacaatcaGCCAACATATGGTTAACTGAGCAGTGATCTAGCTTAAGATTTTAGCTTGGAGTACTATTTATTGTACGGAATGAATAAA
This portion of the Coffea eugenioides isolate CCC68of chromosome 11, Ceug_1.0, whole genome shotgun sequence genome encodes:
- the LOC113752576 gene encoding uncharacterized protein LOC113752576 — its product is MAITMSFGKGLLILLLTLVATLAISQAETVVVGGSEGWRYGYNYTDWALKHGPFFLNDTLVFRYPPPNDTVKPHSVYLLPNLYSFLTCDFKAATLVAPPNQGGGDGFSYTLSRVRPNYFASREGNGDDCTKGLMKFAAIPLYRPPFP